In Perca flavescens isolate YP-PL-M2 chromosome 7, PFLA_1.0, whole genome shotgun sequence, the following proteins share a genomic window:
- the nadka gene encoding NAD kinase isoform X2, whose protein sequence is MFTAMKFNQCVLQDSPGNHNENKVWKWHIQDPASQRLTWNKPPKSVLVIKKIQDASLLQPFKELCKFLTEVKDMIVYVEKKVLEDPAILDDENFGAITKKFCTFRDDLDDISNRVDFIICLGGDGTLLYASSLFQESVPPVMAFHLGSLGFLTPFKFDTYQSQVTQIIEGNAAIVLRSRLKVRVLKENWEKKARVDEKGIILTNGDNESSRKAVQYQVLNEVVVDRGPSSYLSNVDLFLDGHLITTVQGDGVIVSTPTGSTAYAVAAGASMIHPNVPAIMITPICPHSLSFRPIVVPAGVELKIMLSCDARNTAWVSFDGRKRQEICHGDSITITTSCFPVPSICFRDPVNDWFESLAQCLHWNVRKKQNYLSSEDEEF, encoded by the exons gcACATTCAGGACCCCGCCAGCCAGAGACTGACATGGAACAAGCCACCAAAAAGTGTCCTTGTCATCAAGAAGATACAAGATGCCAGTCTGCTTCAGCCTTTCAAAGAGCTCTGCAAGTTCCTCACCGAG gtgAAAGACATGATTGTTTATGTGGAAAAGAAAGTTCTGGAGGACCCAGCCATTTTAGACGATGAAAACTTTGGAGCCATTACTAAGAAATTCTGCACTTTCAGAGACG aTCTTGATGACATCTCCAATCGCGTAGACTTCATCATCTGTCTTGGCGGAGATGGAACTTTGCTGTATGCGTCTTCGCTCTTCCAG GAGAGTGTTCCACCAGTTATGGCCTTCCACTTGGGCTCCCTGGGTTTCCTGACACCCTTCAAATTTGACACCTACCAGTCTCAGGTCACCCAAATTATTGAAG GTAATGCTGCCATTGTCCTGCGAAGCCGCTTGAAAGTTCGGGTGCTTAAAGAGAACTGGGAGAAGAAGGCCAGAGTGGATGAAAAGGGCATCATCCTGACTAATGGGGACAACGAAAGCAGCCGGAAAGCCGTGCAATATCAG GTACTGAACGAGGTGGTGGTGGACAGAGGGCCATCCTCCTATCTCTCCAATGTCGACCTCTTCCTGGATGGACACCTCATTACCACAGTGCAGGGAGACG GTGTGATAGTATCTACACCTACAGGAAGTACAGCGTATGCCGTGGCAGCAGGAGCTTCCATGATCCATCCCAACGTCCCAGCCATCATGATCACCCCCATCTGCCCACACTCGCTCTCCTTCAGACCCATCGTGGTGCCTGCCGGGGTGGAGCTCAAG ataATGCTGTCATGTGATGCCAGAAACACAGCCTGGGTGTCATTTGATGGAAGAAAGAGACAGGAGATCTGTCACGGAGACAG TATTACCATCACTACTTCCTGCTTTCCCGTTCCCTCCATCTGTTTCCGGGACCCAGTCAATGACTGGTTCGAGAGCCTGGCCCAGTGTTTACACTGGAACGTGAGGAAGAAGCAGAACTACCTCAGCTCAGAGGACGAGGAGTTCTGA
- the LOC114558883 gene encoding uncharacterized protein LOC114558883, producing MKPWSELSCLLKLYFCFTIASLLALLGLTLFSIYKQQMDKDASDEENLTVSLILLVGILFCIYYISRGVLQENRQELVVFVLSVLMLMVRSVVNFSVLEPKSKQELLIRFVCIMCLGVIHVFCTTLLIQRPNRMAFRVGGALESLQEQYFLLNLCFSTVTFDLQAQLCLCIVITTSDSAMSARNSIILGVGVVWACLTAAVGAVAVLKEAKNLVWVFMLLNLPQLAFFVYLIYTVVMTWFRDGTYTQEAAAITGALISLVIKVVLFWGLIRLVNSFGQGLRERMFAPSK from the exons ATGAAGCCCTGGTCGGAGCTATCATGTCTGCTCAAGCTCTACTTCTGCTTCACCATAGCGTCTCTGCTGGCGCTGCTCGGCCTCACCCTGTTCAGCATCTACAAGCAGCAGATGGACAAGGAtgcatctgatgaggaaaaccTCACTGTGTCTCTCATCCTGTTGGTTGGAATCT TGTTCTGCATCTACTACATCAGCCGGGGTGTGCTGCAGGAGAACAGACAGGAGCTGGTGGTGTTTGTGCTCAGCGTGTTGATGTTGATGGTTCGATCTGTGGTCAACTTCTCCGTGCTAGAGCCAAAGAGCAAGCAGGAGCTGCTG ATTCGCTTTGTGTGCATCATGTGTCTGGGCGTGATCCACGTCTTCTGCACCACGCTGCTCATCCAGAGGCCCAACAGGATGGCATTCCGTGTGGGCGGGGCCTTGGAGAGCCTCCAGGAGCAATACTTTCTGCTCAACCTGTGTTTCTCCACGGTGACCTTTGATCTTCAGGCTCAG ttgtgtctgtgtatcgTGATCACCACGTCGGACTCGGCCATGTCTGCTCGAAACAGCATCATCCTGGGCGTCGGAGTGGTGTGGGCCTGCCTGACCGCCGCCGTTGGGGCTGTTGCA GTTTTAAAGGAAGCCAAGAACTTAGTTTGGGTCTTCATGTTGCTGAACCTTCCTCAACTAGCCTTCTTTGTTTATCTGATTTACACG GTGGTGATGACATGGTTCCGGGACGGCACATACACCCAGGAGGCAGCTGCCATCACCGGAGCTTTGATTTCACTGGTGATTAAAGTGGTTTTATTCTGGGGCCTCATCAGACTGGTGAACAGCTTCGGCCAAGGCCTGAGGGAGAGGA tgtttgcaccCAGCAAGTGA
- the LOC114558882 gene encoding solute carrier family 35 member E2A, whose product MPGGMQSARHPLWRLLSPFRSHQERVVLARSESLPGEQVLKITVTETTVIEAESGVWNWRSLTYLGLWYFFSFCTLFLNKYILSLLEGEPSMLGAVQMLSTTVIGFIKMFVPCCLYQHKSRTEYPPNFIMIMLFVGLMRFSTVVLGLVSLKNVAVSFAETVKSSAPIFTVIMSRLILGEYTGLWVNLSLLPVMAGLGLCTATEISFNILGFSAALSTNIMDCLQNVFSKKLLSGDTYKFSPLELQFYTSAAAVIMLIPAWVFLLDIPVIGKSGRSFLFSQDIVLLLLFDGGLFHLQSVTAYALMGRISPVTFSVASTVKHALLVWLSIIVFSNQISILSAIGTVLVFIGVFLYNKARQFQRTTLQAMAPEHNHKPLLQDQNAQAPQSH is encoded by the exons ATGCCAGGCGGCATGCAGTCTGCTAGGCACCCGCTGTGGCGCCTCTTGTCACCATTCCGCAGCCACCAGGAGCGAGTGGTGCTGGCCCGCAGCGAGAGCCTGCCAGGGGAGCAGGTGCTAAAGATCACAGTCACAGAGACTACTGTGATAGAGGCGGAGTCAGGGGTATGGAACTGGCGCTCCCTAACCTACCTGGGCCTTTGGTACTTCTTCAGCTTCTGCACCCTGTTCCTCAACAAGTACATCCTGTCACTGCTAGAGGGGGAGCCAAGCATGCTTG GTGCAGTTCAGATGCTCTCCACCACCGTCATCGGCTTCATAAAAATGTTTGTGCCCTGTTGCCTGTACCAGCACAAGTCCAGAACTGAGTACCCCCCCAACTTCATCATGATCATGCTGTTTGTTGGGCTCATGAG GTTCAGCACAGTGGTTCTGGGCTTGGTGAGCCTGAAGAATGTGGCAGTGTCTTTTGCAGAGACCGTGAAGAGCTCAGCACCCATCTTCACTGTCATCATGTCCAGGCTGATCCTGGGAGAGTACACAG GACTGTGGGTGAACCTGTCCCTGTTGCCTGTCATGGCCGGTCTGGGCCTCTGCACAGCCACGGAGATTAGCTTCAACATACTTGGCTTCTCCGCCGCTCTCTCCACCAACATCATGGACTG TTTGCAGAACGTATTCTCCAAAAAACTGCTAAGTGGAGACACATACAAATTCAG CCCTCTAGAACTGCAGTTCTATACCAGCGCAGCAGCAGTCATCATGCTTATACCTGCCTGGGTGTTCCTCCTG GACATCCCAGTGATCGGGAAGAGTGGGCGAAGCTTCCTCTTCAGTCAAGACATTGTCCTGTTGCTGCTTTTCGACGGTGGCCTGTTCCACCTGCAGAGCGTCACTGCCTATGCTCTCATGGGACGGATTTCCCCCGTTACCTTCAG TGTTGCCAGTACTGTCAAACACGCCCTGTTGGTTTGGCTGAGCATCATCGTGTTCAGTAACCAGATATCTATCCTCAGCGCCATCGGCACCGTCCTCGTGTTCATCGGGGTCTTTTTGTACAACAAGGCCAGGCAGTTCCAGAGGACAACCTTACAGGCCATGGCTCCTGAGCACAACCACAAACCACTTCTGCAGGACCAGAATGCCCAAGCCCCTCAGTCACACTGA